Proteins from a genomic interval of Trifolium pratense cultivar HEN17-A07 linkage group LG6, ARS_RC_1.1, whole genome shotgun sequence:
- the LOC123892100 gene encoding nodulin-3-like, whose product MQKRKTMAKIFKFVCAMILFLSLFIDAARYNPKLQNPKLRLSVSRLQECEYDDDCPQIVSSPLVIRCIDYNCIVVNH is encoded by the exons atgcaaaaaagaaaaactatggCTAAAATTTTCAAGTTTGTTTGTGCAATGATTCTATTTCTTTCATTATTTATTGACGCAGCAAGATACAATCCTAAGCTTCAAAATCCTAAGCTTC GTCTCAGCGTAT CACGTTTGCAAGAATGTGAATACGACGACGATTGTCCACAAATTGTTTCATCCCCTTTGGTTATAAGGTGTATTGATTACAATTGTATAGTTGTTAACCATTAG
- the LOC123891511 gene encoding pentatricopeptide repeat-containing protein At2g39620, whose amino-acid sequence MRLKNIITITLKHSNSLHTHAFKIPQHHSNNNYLKLIHSCKHLNPLLQIHAHFLVSGLFRQFNSPQSTFTNPSLILCNSLIRAYCKFQKFHKGINLYHRMFEIGLKPDKYTFTFVLKACTGALDFHEGVSVYKDVVFKGLECDVFIGTGLIDMFCKMGHLDSARKVFDKMPKKDVASWNVMISGLSQSLNPCEALEMFWRMQREGVEPDTVSILNIAPAVSRLEDIGCCKSIHGYVVRRSICGVVLNSLIDMYSKCGEVHWARRIFDRMRVMDDDVSWATMMAGYVQNGCYFEVLQLLDKMRHENVKMNKVAVINALLAAAEMRDLERGKEVHNRALQMGIMSDIVVATPVVSMYAKCGELKKANELFLSLEGRDLVAWSAFLSALVQAGYPEEALSMFQEMQHEGLKPDKVILSILVSACAESSNLRLGKSMHCYAIKADMESDTSTGTTLISMYTRLELFTYAMTLFNRMQNKDVVVWNTLINGFTKYGDPRLALEMFHRLQLSGIQPDSGTMVGLVSACAIMDYLDLGTCLHGNIEKSGFEYDIHVKVALMDMYAKCRSLCSVEQLFLLTKHVKDEVSWNVMITGYLHHGCANEAICTFRRMKLENVRPNLVTFVTVLSAVSYLSIIREAMAFHACIIRMGFLSSSLLGNSLIDMYAKCGQLSYSENCFHEMENKDTISWNTMLSAYAMHGQGELAVAFFSLMQETNVRVDSISFISVLSACRHAGLIQVGRDIFTSMCGKHHNVEPNMEHYACMVDLLGCAGLFDEVLSLINKMPREPDAQVWGALLGACKIHSNVSLGEVALHHLLKLEPGNAAHYVVLSDIYAQCGRWNDARRTRSHMNDHGLKKIPGYSWVGAHKQVSCLSC is encoded by the coding sequence ATGAGATTGAAAAACATTATTACAATTACATTGAAACATTCAAATTCACTTCACACTCATGCCTTTAAAATTCCACAACATCACAGCAATAACAACTACCTTAAACTCATTCATTCATGTAAACATTTGAACCCTCTCCTCCAAATCCATGCTCATTTCCTTGTCTCTGGTCTCTTCCGCCAATTCAACTCACCTCAATCAACATTCACAAACCCATCTCTAATTCTTTGTAATTCATTAATTAGAGCTTATTGTAAATTTCAAAAGTTCCATAAAGGTATAAACTTGTATCATAGAATGTTTGAAATTGGACTTAAACCTGATAAATATACATTTACCTTTGTTTTGAAGGCTTGTACTGGTGCATTAGATTTTCATGAGGGTGTTTCTGTTTATAAAGATGTGGTTTTTAAAGGGTTAGAATGTGATGTGTTTATTGGGACAGGTCTTATTGacatgttttgtaaaatggGTCATTTGGATAGTGCAAGGaaggtgtttgataaaatgccgAAGAAAGATGTTGCTTCTTGGAATGTGATGATTTCGGGTTTGTCGCAGAGCTTAAATCCTTGTGAGGCGTTGGAAATGTTTTGGAGGATGCAGAGGGAAGGTGTGGAGCCTGATACTGTGAGTATATTGAACATTGCGCCTGCTGTTTCTAGATTAGAGGATATTGGTTGTTGTAAGTCCATTCATGGTTATGTTGTTAGGAGAAGTATTTGTGGTGTGGTTTTGAATTCATTGATTGATATGTATTCTAAATGTGGTGAGGTACATTGGGCTCGTCGGATATTTGACCGGATGCGGGTTATGGATGATGATGTCTCATGGGCAACAATGATGGCTGGATATGTACAAAATGGTTGTTACTTTGAAGTTCTTCAATTGCTTGATAAAATGAGGCATGAAAATGTTAAGATGAACAAGGTAGCAGTTATAAATGCTCTTTTGGCAGCTGCAGAGATGAGAGACCTGGAGAGAGGGAAAGAAGTTCATAATCGCGCTTTACAGATGGGGATAATGTCAGATATTGTTGTTGCTACTCCAGTAGTGAGCATGTATGCAAAATGTGGTGAGTTGAAGAAGGCTAATGAATTGTTTCTGAGTCTTGAAGGAAGAGATTTGGTTGCTTGGTCTGCTTTTTTATCAGCTCTTGTCCAAGCTGGATATCCTGAAGAAGCATTGTCTATGTTCCAAGAGATGCAGCATGAAGGTTTGAAACCAGATAAAGTGATTCTGTCGATTCTTGTTTCCGCTTGTGCAGAAAGTTCAAACCTTAGATTAGGCAAGAGTATGCACTGCTATGCAATTAAAGCAGATATGGAATCTGACACATCAACAGGAACAACCCTTATTTCAATGTACACTAGATTAGAATTATTTACTTATGCTATGACACTATTCAACAGAATGCAAAATAAAGATGTTGTGGTGTGGAATACTTTGATAAATGGGTTTACTAAATATGGCGACCCACGTCTTGCATTGGAAATGTTCCATCGATTGCAATTAAGTGGGATTCAACCAGATAGTGGAACCATGGTGGGTTTGGTTTCAGCTTGCGCCATTATGGATTACCTAGATCTAGGAACATGCTTGCATGGAAATATTGAAAAGAGTGGTTTTGAATATGATATTCATGTAAAAGTTGCTTTAATGGACATGTATGCCAAGTGTAGGAGCCTTTGCTCAGTTGAACAGTTGTTTCTCTTAACCAAGCATGTAAAGGATGAGGTATCTTGGAATGTGATGATTACAGGGTATCTGCATCATGGATGTGCCAATGAAGCAATTTGCACTTTTCGACGGATGAAATTGGAAAATGTCAGGCCTAATTTAGTCACATTTGTGACCGTACTTTCTGCCGTATCATATTTGTCAATAATAAGAGAGGCCATGGCTTTTCATGCCTGCATAATCCGAATGGGATTTTTATCCAGTTCCCTTCTTGGAAATAGTCTCATAGATATGTATGCTAAATGCGGACAACTCAGTTATTCTGAGAATTGTTTTCATGAAATGGAAAACAAAGACACTATCTCATGGAATACAATGCTTTCGGCCTATGCAATGCACGGCCAAGGTGAACTTGCCGTCGCTTTCTTTTCCCTAATGCAAGAGACTAATGTACGTGTTGATTCTATTTCCTTCATCAGTGTATTATCTGCTTGTAGACATGCTGGTTTAATTCAGGTAGGAAGGGACATTTTCACATCCATGTGTGGAAAGCACCACAATGTTGAACCCAATATGGAACACTATGCCTGCATGGTTGATCTTTTGGGCTGTGCTGGTTTATTTGATGAAgttttgagtttaattaataaaatgccAAGAGAACCTGATGCTCAAGTTTGGGGCGCCCTTTTGGGAGCATGTAAAATCCATTCCAATGTTTCCTTAGGAGAGGTTGCCCTGCATCATCTCCTTAAACTTGAACCAGGAAACGCAGCTCATTACGTAGTTTTGTCAGATATTTATGCTCAATGTGGTCGGTGGAATGATGCCAGAAGGACAAGATCACATATGAATGATCACGGATTGAAGAAAATTCCTGGTTATAGTTGGGTTGGAGCTCACAAACAAGTTTCATGCCTTTCTTGCTAG